From Triticum aestivum cultivar Chinese Spring chromosome 4A, IWGSC CS RefSeq v2.1, whole genome shotgun sequence, a single genomic window includes:
- the LOC123082296 gene encoding extensin-like, whose protein sequence is MSILASSTLPPWFSRPQSSAAAALIAFRAGPLRRRHLALLPRLHLATATWRHPSGQRRRSSLPRPLPVRHLSSPRLPAARPAQARGEPAKPIGARALRRRLVPSVSRSEAPPPDLTSASAPLPLYLVASPPPASTAPVPSPSRTPQEPPSPEFPRRCPVASCAGSGRNGSGATGSGRPQRPSTFLPLRCPRRRASTPPPLPSWCGHGRRTTPQPATWASWPIPAFGPPPPDPAQHQIWPKASLVSTHMLSCAPCALLVLAPARVVQFRPV, encoded by the exons ATGTCAATTTTGGCCTCCTCCACCCTCCCACCTTGGTTCTCGCGCCCCCAAtcatcagccgccgccgccctcatcgCTTTCCGCGccggcccgctccgccgccgccacttggcgctcctcccgcgcctccaccTCGCCACCGCCACGTGGCGCCACCCTAGTGGGCAGCGCCGCCGCAGTAGCCTCCCTCGCCCACTCCCCGTTCGCCACctgtcctccccgcgcctcccagcCGCGCGCCCCGCCCAGGCCCGGGGCGAGCCCgcgaagcccatcggggcccgagcGCTCCGCCGCCGCCTGGTCCCGAGCGTCTCCCGCTCCGAAGCCCCGCCGCCCGACCTCACCAGCGCCTCCGCCCCGCTGCCCCTCTACCTCGtcgcctcgcctccgccggcgaGCACCGCGCCGGTGCCGTCGCCGTCCCG aaCCCCGCaggagccgccgtcgccggagtttcCTCGCCGCTGCCCCGTTGCAAGttgcgccggatccggccggaacgGGTCCGGAGCGACCGGATCTGGTCGTCCCCAACGCCCCTCGACCTTCCTGCCGTTGCGGTGCCCTCGCCGGCGTGCGTCAACGCCGCCGCCTCTGCCTTCTTGGTGCGGGCACGGGAGGAGGACGACTCCCCAGCCGGCCACGTGGGCCTCGTGGCCCATCCCTGCATTCGGCCCACCTCCTCCAGATCCAGCCCAGCACCAGATCTGGCCCAAGGCCTCTTTGGTGAGCACCCACATGCTATCCTGCGCCCCCTGCGCACTATTGGTTCTCGCGCCGGCCCGTGTGGTTCAGTTTCGGCCTGTTTAG